The DNA segment ACCGCAACACCGTGATGTGGTCCTCGGTGTAGGTGCGGTAGCCGGCACTGTTGCGTGCCACCGGCGGGACGAGGCCCTTGGTCTCGTAGAGGCGGACGGCCTTGGCCGACAGGCCCGCGGCCTGCGCCGCCATGCCCACGGTCATCGTCATGCTGGTCACCTCCTGCCCGTTCACGCTACCTGTGTTGACCCTTTCCCCGGGGCAAGGTCGTACGGTGCGACCGTGGCAGAGCAAGCGCGTATTCGCGCGCGGATCGCGGGGCTGCACTGCTCGCTGTGCACGGGCACGATCGAGAAGGCGCTGGGTCGCCTGCCCGGCGTCGACCAGGTCGCGGTGAGCCTCACGCACGAGCAGGCGCTGGTGACTACGACCCGGACGTCATCGCCCCGGAACGGATCCGCGCCACGCTGCGTGCCATCGGCTACCAGCTGTACGACCCGCGCAAGCTGCGGCCGTTCGACGAGGAAGAGGCCCAGCTGGTACGCGAGGGCCTGCGGTTGCTGGCCGCGATCGGCGCCGGCCTCGGCGCGGTCGGGTTGGTCGCAACGGTTACGGGGATCTGGTCGGTGCTCGTACCGGCCTCGGTGGTCGCATTACTCGTGCCCGTCGCGTACCTGATCCTGCGGCCCGCGGGCAGGGTGAGAGCGTTGCTCGGCGCGACCGGCATCGTCGCCCCAGGCGTGGCTGCGTTGGCGCTGCGTGCGACGGAGGTGCTGCGCGAGCCGCTGATCGGTTGGCTGGCCGGCGCACTGGCGGTCGCGATCGTGGGCGGTGTGGCGCCGCACATCCTGCGCATGGCGTACCAGGCGGTACACCGCCGGATACTCAACCAGCACGTGCTGTTGGAGGTCGGCGCGTTCGCCGGGCTGGTCGGCGGCGGCATCGGCCTGACCGGTGTGCTGCCGGGGTACCCGACGGCAGCGTTCTTCGCGGTCTCGGTGCTGGTGACGACGTACCACCTGTTCTCCGAGTGGCTGTCGCTGCTGGTCAAGACCCGCTCCAGTCAGGCGGTAAAGAAGCTGCTCGACCTGCAGCCCGACCTGGCGTCGGTGGTTCGTGGCGGCACCGAGACCGAGGTGCCGGTGGACGATGTTCGCGTCGGCGACCTGCTACGAATCCGGCCAGGCGAGCGCATCCCCGTGGACGGGCGCGTGGTCGACGGCCACTCCACGGTCGACCTGTCGCTGGTCACCGGCGAACCCATCCCATGGAGAAGGGCCATGCCGACACGGTGGTCTCCGGCGTGCTCAACGGCGCGGGCGCGCTGCTGGTGGAGACGACCACCGTCGCGGCGGAGAGCTTCCTCGCCCAGGTCGTACAGCACGTCGAGGACGCCCGTGCGCTCAAGCCGGGCATCCTGCACCTCGTCGACCGGATCATGCGGGTGTACACGCCCACCGTGCTGTCGATCGCAGCGCTCGCCCTGCTCGGCTGGCTGTTCGGCAGCTGGGTACTCACCGCCGACGCGGACGTACAGCGGGCGGTGTTCGCGGCGCTGACCGTGCTGGTGATGGGCTACCCGTGCGCGGTGGGGATCGCGGCGCCGCTGGCGATCGTCCGCGGCGCGTCCGCGGCCGCGGACGAGGGCATCGTGATGCGCACCGGCGAGGCGTTCCAGACGCTGCGCAACGTCAGCCACGTGCTGCTGGACAAGACCGGCACCCTCACCGTGGGCCGGCCCGTCGTGCAGCGCGCCGAGCCGGTGCCCGGCATGACGGCGGACGAGCTGCTCGCCCTGGCGGCCGCGGCCGAGGCACGGTCGGAGCATCCACTGGCCCACGCCGTCACCGCCGCCGCGCAGCAGCGGCGACTGCCCGTGCCGGCCCTGGACCCGGACGGGTTCCAGGCCACCGCCGGGTTCGGCGTGACCGCGTGGGTCGAAGGACAGCGGGTGCTCGTCGGTCGACCGGCCTTCCTCGCCGACGCCGGCATCGACCTCGGTGAGCTGGCCGGCGCGATCACCGCGCTCGAGAGCGAGGGGCACACCGTGGCCGCCGTCGCCCGCGGGACGCGTCCCGTGGGGTTGCTCGCACTGGCCGACGCCCTGCGCCCCGAGGCGCCCGCGACGGTGGCCGCCCTGCGGGCGGCGGGGCTGACCCCCGTCTTGGTCACCGGCGACAACCCACGTACCGCCAGCCACGTCGCCCGCCGCGTGGGCATCGACGACGTCCACGCCGAGGTCCGACCAGAGGGCAAGGCAGAGCTCGTCGGCCGGCTCCAGGCCGCCGGGTACGAGTCGCCATGGTCGGCGACGGGATCAACGACGCCCCCGCGTTGATGCGGGCCGACGTCGGGGTGGCGATGGGCGGCGGCACCGACATCGCCACCGAGTCCGCGGACGTCATCGCCGTCCGCGACGACCTCACCCTCGTACACACCGCCCGCGACATCAGCCGTCGCTCCTACCGGCGGGTGCGGCAGAACGTCGCGCTGGCGTTCACGTTCAACGGCATCGGCATCCCGTTGGCGACCACCGGCCTGATCCATCCGGTGTGGGCGATGGTTGCCATGGCCGCCTCCGTGACCAGCCTGTTCGTCAACTCTCTCGGTGGCCGTCCCAGCGTGCTTGCGCAGGCATCAGCAGCGTCGGGCGATGAGCGCGACCACCGACGCCAGTCCGACCACAGGCAGCAGGTACCCCGGGCCGAGCACGACGGAGTAGGCACCGATCACCACGCCGCGGTCGGCGGCGAACAGACCGGAGACCTCGGCCAGCTAGGTCAGCGCGGCCGGCGCGAACCCGGCCTCGAGGAAGATGCCGACCATCACTACAGGACCGGCGAACCCCCAGGACGCACCGTGGTTGGCCGCGATCAGTCCCCCGGACGCGACGACGGCACCGCCGAGGGTGACCAGCAGCACCGGCTTCGTCGGCAGCCGGCCCACAAGGAACGCCCACCCGACGACGCACAGGCCGAACAGCAGGACGTAGCCGCCGAGGATCAGCGACAGCCGGCCCTCGTGGCCCGCCAGCGCCCCGACGAACCGCTGCCCGGGTACCCGCCGTTCGCTGGTGAGCAGGAACGTGATCTGCGCCGCGACCCAGGTGCCGAGGATCGCGTTGACCACCACCCACGCCGGCAGGAACAGCACGAGCCGCCGGTCGGAGAGCACCTCGAGCCACCGCCGAAGCGACCGCCTGGCGGGGACCTCCGTACGGGCCGGTTCCCGGACGAAACACCGCCACCAGTGTGCCCGCCACGAGGTACGCACCGGCGATGGCAGCGAACGCCCACAGCCCCAGCCCCGCCCACAGCAGGGGTCCCGCCGCGGCTCCTACCGCGATCCCGCAGGCGGACGCCAGCTCGTAGAAGCTCATCTGCCGGCCGCGCCGCGGCCGGTCGGCGTCCGTCGCGTCCGCGAGCAGCCCGAGCGTCGCGGGCACGGCCATCGCCGCTCCCGCGCCGTCGACCAACCGTGCGACCGCAACGACCACGAGGACCAAGGCGAGCGGTGGCACGGCGTCGAGCAGCGACCCGGTCGGCGTCAGCAGCACCCCCACCGCGGCGAGGAACGGCGCCAGGACGAGGAACACGCGCCGGCCACGCCGGTCGCTGCTCGACCCCGCGAGCGGCGCGAACACCAGCTCCGCGAGGTACGTCAGCCCGGACAGCACGCCCAACGCGAGCGCCGTCACCGGCACACCACGGGCCCGCAGCTCGACGAAGTAGCTACCCACGACGAGCGCGCCCGCAGCGGCGCCGACCCGCAGCAGCAGCTGGCTGACGATGACGGCCGGCAACCCACGCATGCCAGCCATCATGAGGGACGCACCCCCTGGTGGAAGTGTGAGCGCGCTCACCGAGTCGGGCCGGTCCTCTTCGTTACCGTCGGCGCATGGACGGCCAGCCGGCTTCCGGGTCGAGCAGCCGACGCCAGTTCCTGAAGGGCGCGGCCGTGCTGGCGGGTGCCGCCGGCCTGGCCGGTGCGGGCGTGTGGCGCTTCGCCGGCGGCCGGGAGCCGGCTGCGACAGCGCCGACCGCGACAGCGCAGCCGTGGCTGGACCGGCTCGCGGACAACATCGTCTCCGGCGGACCGGGCAAGGACGGCATCCCGGCGATCGACGAACCGCGGTTCGTCCCCGCGCGGCGGACGGAGCTGCTTGGTGCCGACCCGGTGTTCGGGCTGGCGTATCGCGGGGTCGTACGCGCGTACCCACAACTCGTGCTGGTGTGGCACGAGATCGTCAACGACCGGATCGGCGCGCAGCGCCTCTCGGTGACGTACTGCCCGCTGACCGGCTCGGCGTTCGCTGTGCAGGGCGAGGCCGGGACCCGGCCGCTGACCTTCGGTACCACCGGGCAGCTGGTCAACTCGAACCTGTTGATGTACGACCGGGAGACCGAGTCGCAGTGGCCGCAGCTCGCCGGTACGGCCATCCGCGGCCGGCTGCGCGGCCACCGGTTGACCACCGTGCCGCTGCTCTGGACCACCTGGAGACACTGGCGCGAGACGCACCCCGACACGGTGGTGCTCTCCACCGACACCGGACACGTGCGGAACTACGGAGACGACCCGTACGGCACCTACACGCCACCGGGCGGCTACTACACCGGCGACGCCTTGCTGTTCCCCGTACTGCAGGAGAGCCAACGGTTCCGCCCCAAGGAGGTGGTCGTGGCGGTTCGGCTGGGCGACCATACTGCCGCGGTGCGGAAGCAGGCGATCGTGCGGCGCCGCAGGATCGAGTTCACCCTCGCCGACGTGCCCCTGGAGGCCGGCTGGGACGACCGGCTCGCCACGGCGAGGATCCGGCGCATCGACGGCGGCAGCGCGTCGGCCGTGGACTTCTTCGACGTGATGTGGTTCGCCTGGTACGCGTTCCACCCGGACACCGAGGTGATCGGGTGACCTCACCTGTACGCCGGGTCGGCGACCTCGCCGACGCGACCGTCGCCGCCGTCCGGCTGACGCCGGCCCGGGTGGGCCGGGCGTGGGCCGGCCGGCGGCACCGCAGGCTCGGCCTCCTGACCGGCGTCGTCGTGCTGCTGCTCTACCTGCTCGCGATCGGCGACGTCACCGTCGCACCGCACGCGACGGGACGCCCGGCGGTCACCGTGCCCGCGGACTGGCTGGCCAAGCTGACGGCGACGCGCGCGCCGTACCTCTTCGAGCCGGTGGCGGCCGTACGCGTGCCGTGGCTGGTCGTGTTCGTCAGCCCCGCGAACCTGTTGCTCGGCGGGCTGCTCGCGACCCTGCTCGCGGTCAACGTCGCGGTCGCGTCCCACCTGGTACACACCCGCCCCTCGTGCCGCGCGACGGCGTTCGGCCGGCTGGTCGCCGTGCTGCCGGCCTTCGGCGTCGGCCTGGCCTGCTGCGCGCCGACACTGCTGCTTGTGGTCGGTACCGGCTTCGCCGCGGCCCTCGCCCCTGTCGTCCTCCCGTTGCGCAGCTGGCTGTTCCCGCTGTCGGTGGCCCTGCTGCTGGCCAACCTGCTGTGGACGGTCACCCGCCCAGCTTCTCCGCCAGCGCGGCCAACAGGTCCGCCTGGCGCCCCGGTTCGACGGACGCGAGGTTGAGCGTGACGTGCATCTCGTCACCGCCGGCCGACTGCACCCGTTCGAGGTCGGCGAGTACCGCGTCGGTGAACATCGACGCGGTGCGCGGCGGGCCGTCCGGATAGAACTGCAGCGAGTTCACGATGACCGTGCCCGCACCGCCCGCGTCGCGGTACCAGCGGATCTTGTCGCGGGTCTCGTCCCAGTCGAGCGCGACGGTGATGCCCCCGTCCGCCAGGCGCGCGGCGCGCTCGATGGTGGTGCGGTTCATCGCGCCGAAGAGCAGCGGGATGGTGCCGCCCCACGGCTTCGGCCCGACCACCGCACGCGGGATCCGGCAGTACGCACCGTCGAACTCCACCGGGTCGGGCGCCCAGCAGGCACGCATGGCGGCGACGTGCTCCACGAAGCCGGCACCGCGGCGGCCGAGCGGTACGCCGGCCGCGGTGAACTCCTCGGGGATCAGCCACGACGCCTCCGCCACCCTGCCCGATGCCGACGTCCAGCCGGCCACCGGACAGCCGGTCGAGCGTGGCGAGCCGCTTGGCCAGCACGATCGGCGGCTGGAAGACCGAGTTCACCACCCCGGTCGTCAGGCGCACCCTGCTGGTGTGCGCGGCCGCCCACGTCAGCGCCTCGATCGGGTCCCACACGTGCGACTGCGGCAGCCCTTCCTTCAGCTCCGCCTCCGGCCGCACCGGCAACAACAGCCGTTCGGTGACGGAGACCGCGTGGTAGCCGAGCTCGTCGGCAGCTCGGGCGACGGTGGCGATGGCCTCCGGGCCGGCGTACGGGCCGAAGTGCGGCAGGCTCACACCGAGGCGTGGGACGTTCATCGTGCTCCTTCGTCGATCGGTTACCGAGTGAGTCGTTGCCACTTGCCAGGTCTTGTCAATACCGGGCCGGCGGCGACGACTCACCGGTGAGAGACCATGAGGAACGAGGAGGAGAACGTGAAGTTCTTGCTGATCATGCACATGAACCCGAAGATCTGGGACACGCTCACCGAGGAGGAGCGCAACGAGGTGATGAGCGGCCACGGGGCCTTCATGGACACCGTCAGGGAGTCCGGCGAGATGCTCGGCACGACCGCACTCGCCGACCCGTCGGAGAGCGCGGTCGTCCGTGACGGTGCTCCGGTGGTGACCGACGGTCCGTACCTGGAGGCCAAGGAGTACCTCGGCGGCTACTACCTGGTCGACTGCGAGAACCGGGAGCGCGCGCTCGAACTCGCCGGGCTGATCCCGGACGCCAAGGTCGACGGGCTCGGCATAGAGGTGCGCCCGGTCGTTTTCTCCGGTGACCCCGACGAAGCGTGACGACCACGGAGCTCGAGGACCTGTTGCGCGAGTTGGCGCCGCAGGTCCTCGGCACGCTGCTCCGCCGGTACGACGGGTTCGACGCGTGCAAGGACGCCGTGCAGGAGGCGCTGCTCGCCGCGGCGACGCAGTGGCCCGCCGACGGTGTGCCGGCCAGCCCGCGGGGCTGGCTGGTCACCGTCGCGTCCCGCCGGCTCGTCGACCAGGTACGCGGTGAGCAGGCGCGTCGGCGGCGCGAGGAGGCCGTAGCCACCCGGCAGGCTGCCGACGCCGACCAGGTGGCGGCCCCGGGCGAGCCAGGGCCCGCCGCTACCGACGACGCGTTGACGCTGCTGTTCCTCTGCTGCCACCCGGCGCTGACGCCGGGGTCTCAGGTCGCCCTCACCCCTCCGCGCTCGTCAGGCGCTGGTGGGCGGGCCACCGGGGTACGGTCACGTCGGTGCGGATCGACCTGCGCGTCGGCGGCAGCTGGCGGTACGCGATGGACGCCGGCGGCACGGAGATCGTCTTCCGCGGGGAGTACCGCGAGATCGTGCCCGGCGAGCGGATCGTCTTCACCGAGATCTACGAGGCCGGCCCGGGAGCGACGAACGAAGGCCCGGGCGTGCTGTGCGCGTATACCCTCACCCCGCACGCCGGCGGCAGCACGCTCACCATGCTGGTCGACGCGCCGGACCAGGCCACCAGGGACGCGATCGTGGAGTCCGGCATGGAGGCCGGCGTCCAGGAGGGCATGGACATCGCCGAGGAGCTGGCCGTCGAGCTCGCCGGCTGACGTCAGGTGACTGTGCGGCCGCCGTTGACGGGGATGCGCTGGCCGGTGACGAACGCCGCGCGGTCGGAGGCGAGGTAGGCGACGGCTTCCGCGACGTCCTGGGCGACGCCGAAGTGGCCGGCTGGTACGTCGGCGAGGTACCGGTCCGCCGCCGCGGGCGGGACGTCGCCGTGGCGTTCTGTGGGGATCCAGCCCGGGTTCACCTGGTTGACGGTGATGCCGTCCGCCGCGAGCTCCCGCGCCCACGACCGGGTGAGGCCGAGCTGGGCGCCCTTCGCCGCGACGTACGCACTCGCCCCCGGCACGCCGAGCTCGAACACCTCGGAGCCGATCTGCACGATCCGGCCGCGCCCCTGCCGCCGCATCGCGGGCACGACGGCGCAGGCGAGCAGGAGCGGGCTCTTCACGAAGAACTCCAGCTGGTCGAGCATGTCGCGCCACCGCAGGTCCGACAGTGCGATGTCCGGCTGCGGGCCGGTCGCGTTCAGCACGAGCACGTCCACCTCGCCGAGCGTCTCCACCACGTCCGCGTGCAGCCGTTCGACGGCGGCGTCGTCGGTGACGTCGGCCCGGAACAGCTCGGCCCGGCCGCCCGCGGTCAGCACCTCGTCGCGTACGCGCGCGGCGGCCTGCTCCGACGCGGCGTAGTTCACCGCGACGGCGAACCCGTCCCTGGCGAGGGTACGGGCGATCGCCGCACCGAGCCCGCGGGACGCACCCGTCACCAGGGCGACTGGATGCTCACCCACGACGGCTCCCCAGCGTCTTCACCGCACGGCGCACTGCGCCGATCATGTGGTCGACCTGCTCGGCGGTGAGGTGCGGGTAGATGGGCAGCTGCACCTGGTGGTCGAAGTAGACGCGTTCCGCAACCGGGCACTCGCCGTACCCGTGGCCGAGTGCACGGAACTCCGCGAGCAGGTGGATCGGGAAGTAGCGCAGCACGATCTCGATGCCCTCGACCTCCTGCAGGTGCCGGATGAAGTCGTCCTTGTCGGCACCGACGACGTGCGGGTCGTAGAACAGCGTGTACAGGTGGTAGATGTGCGGCGCGTGCGGACGTTCGGTCTGTACGCCGATTCCGGGCACGCCGGCCAGCCCTTCGTCCAGACGCCGCGCGATGGCGCGTCTCGCGTCGTTCAGCTCGTCCAGCCGGCCGAGCTGCGCCACCCCGAGCGCTGCGCTGAGCTCGCTCATCCGGTAGTTGTTGCCGACCAGGTAGTTTCCGTCGACGTAGTCGCGGGTGTACGACGTGCGCACGTGTGCGTCCCGGTAGTACGCCGGCTGCCCGTAAGGGCCGATGCGCGGGTCGGCACGCTCCTCGGTCCGACCCCAGACGTGGATGGTCCCGAGGTCGCGGGCCATCTCCGCGTAGGTGTCGTCGGACGTGACGAACGCGCCGCCCTCGCCTGTGGTCATGTTCTTCACCGAGTGGAAGCTGAAGCAGCCGATGTCGCCGATCGTGCCGAGCTCGCGGCCCTTGTACGTCGCGCCCGGCACGTGCGCGCAGTCCTCGACGACGGTGAGCCCGTACCTGCGGGCGAGCTCCATCACCGGGTCCATCTCCACGGCTTGGCCGCCGTAGTGCACGACCCAGATCGAGCGCGTCCGCTCGGTGATCAGCGGCTCGATGGTGCTTGGGTCGATGTTGAGGGTGTCCGGGTCGATGTCGGCGAACCGGATCGTGCAGCCGCGGGCCTGCAACGGCCAGGTGGTCACCCAGAACGTCTGCGGGGTGGTGATCACCTCGTCGCCAGGCCCCAGCTGCAGCACCTGGGCGGCCAGGAACAACGCCGTCGTGCACGAGCTGGTCGCCTGCACGTGCCTGGCACCGAGCAGCTCGCCGAAGCGCCCCTCGAACTCGGCGTTGTGTGGCCCCATCGCCAGCGTGTCCTGGGCGAGCGCATCAAGGACCGCACGCGCCTCCGCCTCGCCCATCCGGTTCGAGATCCCGCTGTAGGGAACGACGTATGCCATGACATCCACGATATCTGAAGCGCTTCAGAAAAGGTAGGGCATAGACTCTGGGCATGCCCGCCGAGCGGTACCGCCGACCCACCCTGGACGACATCGCGGAAGCGGCCGGCGTCTCGCGTACGACGGTCTCCAACGCGTACAACCGGCCCGACCAGCTGTCCGCGGACCTGCGCGCCGAGGTGCTACGTACGGCGAAGCGGGTGGGTTACGCGGGACCCAACCCGGTGGCGCGCAGCCTCGCCAGGCGCCGTTCCGGTGCGGTCGCCGTACTACTCGACACCAACCTGTCGGACGCGTTCTCCGACCCTGCCCTGTCGCTGACGCTCGACGCATTCGCCACCGTGCTGGCGCCGGACGGGCACGCGATGGTGCTCCTGCCCGGCCGCTCAGGCGAGGCGGTCGCGGACGGCGACGGCAACGGCGGCCCCGACGCGGAGCAGACCCGCGGTGTGCAGGCCGACCTCGCGATCGGCTGTTCCCTCGCGGACGAGGCTTCCGCGCTCGGCATCGTCCGCGACCGGCGGCTGCCCCTGGTCACCATCGACGGCCCGAAGCGGCGCGGCGCGTTGCTCGTGGGCACCGACGACAGAGCCGGCGCGGCGGCCGCTGCACGGCACCTGGTCGAGCTCGGGCACCGCAGGATCGGCATCCTCGCCAACCGGGGCGCGACCGGCACCCCGGGCGGGCGGGCCGATCTCGACCTGGCGGCACGCAGCCCGTACCGGGTGGACCGCGAGCGCGCGGCCGGCTACCTGGACGTACTGACCGCGGCGGGGATCCCGCCGGCCGACGTCCCGCTCCAGGAGGCGTCAGGCACGTCGCGGATCGACGCCGCCGCCGACGCCGAGGCGTTGCTGTCCGCCGAGCCGCAGCTCACCGGCCTGCTGTGCATGTCGGACGAGCTCGCGCTCGGCGCCGTCCACGCCGCGCAGCGGCTCGGCCGCAGCGTTCCGCGTGACCTGTCGATCGTCGGGTACGACGACACCCCGGCGGCACGCTTCACCGAGCCCGCGCTCACCACCGTCCGCCAGGACCTCGCCGCGAAGGGCCGGCTGGCCGGCGAGCTGGCGCTGCGCCGGCTGGCCGGCACCCGCACCGCCCAGCCGGCCACCCTCGGCGTCGAGCTGGTCGTGCGCGGCAGCACCGGCCCAGCCGGCTAGCGCCGGTCCCTGCGCTCCGGCGACACGGACCGAGCCTGGTGGCTCAGGCCGCCCTGAGGGTGGGGACGACCTCGCGGGCGAGTAGGTCGACGGAGTCGAGGGCGTGCTCTACCGGCATGCCGGGCCACTGGGTTCGTAGCAGGAAGTGGTCGACGCCGAGGGTGTCGCGCCACTTGAGCAGCGCTTCCAGGCAGTCATCAGGCGAGCCGACGATGAAGCGCTGCCGCGCCAGGTCCTCGTACGGGCGCTCGAACGAGCCCTCGCCGGTGATGACCTTGTCCTGACCCCACTGCGCGTAGACCTCGTACTTGCGTTCCAACCACGGCCGCGCCAGCTCTTCCGCGGCGCTACGGGTGGGCGCGCAGAAGACCTCACGCATCAACGGCAGCTCGGTGACCTCGCCCTTGCCCTCGGCCGCGCGGGTCTCGCGGAACAACCCGAGCTGCCGCTCGATGGTCTCGACGGTCGCGTGCGGGTTGATCATCCAGGTGTCCGCGAGCTTGGCGGCACGGGCGACGGCGGGGTCGCTGTTCGCCGCCATCCACAGCGGCGGTCGCGGCCGCTGCACCGGCAACACGTTCAGCCGCACGCCGTCGAGACGGCACCACGGCAGGTCGGCCGACACCTCGTCGCCGGTCCACAGCTCCTGGACGAGACGCAGGTTCTCCTGGAACCTGCGCACCTTCTCCCCGCCGTCGATGCCGAACGCGTCGTACTCGACCTTCCTGTACCCGAGGCCGACGCCGAACACCAGCCGGCCGCCGGTGATGATGTCCAGGCTCGCGTACGACTCCGCGACGTCCACCGGGTTCTGCAGGGCGAGCAGGTTGATGCCGATACCCACCTGCATGTCGCCGGTCTCGGCGGCGAGCCTGGCGAGGTACGGCAGCGGCTGGATGTGCGAAAGCGACTCGCTCAGATAGTGGTGCCCGGCGAACACCGAGTCCCACCCGTGGTCGCGGCCGGCCCGCGCGAGCCGCAACTGGTCGTGCAGCCCACGCACGAGGTCGCTGCCCGGCTGGTTCTGGTTGGTCAGGAAGAGCCCGACGCGCACTGTCATGAGGAGACCTTCCGGGTGAGCCTCGTAGCGAGCATGGAGCGGGTGGGCGGCGGGTCGACCGTACGTGAGCGAGGAGCGGAGCCCGGAAGGTCGACGGGGAGCACTGTCATATGAGGACTCCTCGCTCAGCCGCGGACGATGTCGGCGAAGGTTGCGGCGTCGTCGCAGTCGTCGAGTGTCTCGACCGCGTCGAGCACGCGGTCGGCAACCTCGCCGGCCGACACCAGTGCCATGTTGTCGCGGAACTTCGTGACGACGTCGTCCTTGGTCAACGGCCGGTCGGCGCTGCCGCGGTTGATCTGCTCCCGGTGCCGCAGCGTGCGGCCGTCGGTGGTCTCGATGATCACCTCACCGGAGTAGTGCCGCGGGAAGCCGCTGTCCGGGTCGGTCGCGTAGTCGACCCGGCTGGCGAGGTCGAGCACCTCCCGGTCGGCGAGCACGTCGTCCTCGAGCTCGGCGAGCGTGAACTGCCCGTGCGTCAACGCGGCGGCCACGCAGAACTGCACGCTGAACTTCGCGTCGTAGTCCGAGCGCGGGGCCAGCTTGTTCTGCACCGGCTCACACACCGTCTTGACCTCGCCCTCGGAGATCAGGCACCGCACCGACTTGATGTCGTCGGGACGCAGCCCGTGCTCGGACCCGAGCGTCAACGCGGCGTCGATGAACGCGTGGTTGAAGTGGCAGCATGGGAACGGCTTGACGGCGACCTCGAGCGTCGCCCAGTCCTTGCCGAGGCCGGCGGTCGCGAGCGCGAGGTCGCGTTCCGCGTCCGGCAGCAGGTGCGTTGCGAACAGCCCGAACCGGCCCTCGTACACCTTGTCAGGCGCGGCGAAACCCTGCCGCGAGTACGCCGCCGCGGTGATGCCGCTCACCCCGGCCCAGCCCGGGTGCATCCGCTTGGTCCACGCGCCGTCCTCGAGGAACTCGAGCAGTCCGGTCGCCATGCTGCCGACCAGACCCTGGGCCCCGGCGATGCCGTCGGCGGACTGGCCGTCCAGGCGGG comes from the Streptosporangiales bacterium genome and includes:
- a CDS encoding MFS transporter, whose translation is MMAGMRGLPAVIVSQLLLRVGAAAGALVVGSYFVELRARGVPVTALALGVLSGLTYLAELVFAPLAGSSSDRRGRRVFLVLAPFLAAVGVLLTPTGSLLDAVPPLALVLVVVAVARLVDGAGAAMAVPATLGLLADATDADRPRRGRQMSFYELASACGIAVGAAAGPLLWAGLGLWAFAAIAGAYLVAGTLVAVFRPGTGPYGGPRQAVASAVARGALRPAARAVPAGVGGGQRDPRHLGRGADHVPAHQRTAGTRAAVRRGAGGPRGPAVADPRRLRPAVRPVRRRVGVPCGPAADEAGAAGHPRRCRRRVRGTDRGQPRCVLGVRRSCSDGRHLPRGRVRAGRADLAGRGLRSVRRRPRRGDRCLLRRARPGVPAACGRTGVGGRAHRPTLLMPAQARWDGHRES
- a CDS encoding DUF3179 domain-containing protein, with translation MDGQPASGSSSRRQFLKGAAVLAGAAGLAGAGVWRFAGGREPAATAPTATAQPWLDRLADNIVSGGPGKDGIPAIDEPRFVPARRTELLGADPVFGLAYRGVVRAYPQLVLVWHEIVNDRIGAQRLSVTYCPLTGSAFAVQGEAGTRPLTFGTTGQLVNSNLLMYDRETESQWPQLAGTAIRGRLRGHRLTTVPLLWTTWRHWRETHPDTVVLSTDTGHVRNYGDDPYGTYTPPGGYYTGDALLFPVLQESQRFRPKEVVVAVRLGDHTAAVRKQAIVRRRRIEFTLADVPLEAGWDDRLATARIRRIDGGSASAVDFFDVMWFAWYAFHPDTEVIG
- a CDS encoding ATPase — its product is MLPPGADAGVSGRPHPSALVRRWWAGHRGTVTSVRIDLRVGGSWRYAMDAGGTEIVFRGEYREIVPGERIVFTEIYEAGPGATNEGPGVLCAYTLTPHAGGSTLTMLVDAPDQATRDAIVESGMEAGVQEGMDIAEELAVELAG
- a CDS encoding SDR family oxidoreductase, which encodes MGEHPVALVTGASRGLGAAIARTLARDGFAVAVNYAASEQAAARVRDEVLTAGGRAELFRADVTDDAAVERLHADVVETLGEVDVLVLNATGPQPDIALSDLRWRDMLDQLEFFVKSPLLLACAVVPAMRRQGRGRIVQIGSEVFELGVPGASAYVAAKGAQLGLTRSWARELAADGITVNQVNPGWIPTERHGDVPPAAADRYLADVPAGHFGVAQDVAEAVAYLASDRAAFVTGQRIPVNGGRTVT
- a CDS encoding aminotransferase DegT, coding for MAYVVPYSGISNRMGEAEARAVLDALAQDTLAMGPHNAEFEGRFGELLGARHVQATSSCTTALFLAAQVLQLGPGDEVITTPQTFWVTTWPLQARGCTIRFADIDPDTLNIDPSTIEPLITERTRSIWVVHYGGQAVEMDPVMELARRYGLTVVEDCAHVPGATYKGRELGTIGDIGCFSFHSVKNMTTGEGGAFVTSDDTYAEMARDLGTIHVWGRTEERADPRIGPYGQPAYYRDAHVRTSYTRDYVDGNYLVGNNYRMSELSAALGVAQLGRLDELNDARRAIARRLDEGLAGVPGIGVQTERPHAPHIYHLYTLFYDPHVVGADKDDFIRHLQEVEGIEIVLRYFPIHLLAEFRALGHGYGECPVAERVYFDHQVQLPIYPHLTAEQVDHMIGAVRRAVKTLGSRRG
- a CDS encoding substrate-binding domain-containing protein, translated to MPAERYRRPTLDDIAEAAGVSRTTVSNAYNRPDQLSADLRAEVLRTAKRVGYAGPNPVARSLARRRSGAVAVLLDTNLSDAFSDPALSLTLDAFATVLAPDGHAMVLLPGRSGEAVADGDGNGGPDAEQTRGVQADLAIGCSLADEASALGIVRDRRLPLVTIDGPKRRGALLVGTDDRAGAAAAARHLVELGHRRIGILANRGATGTPGGRADLDLAARSPYRVDRERAAGYLDVLTAAGIPPADVPLQEASGTSRIDAAADAEALLSAEPQLTGLLCMSDELALGAVHAAQRLGRSVPRDLSIVGYDDTPAARFTEPALTTVRQDLAAKGRLAGELALRRLAGTRTAQPATLGVELVVRGSTGPAG
- a CDS encoding LLM class flavin-dependent oxidoreductase → MTVRVGLFLTNQNQPGSDLVRGLHDQLRLARAGRDHGWDSVFAGHHYLSESLSHIQPLPYLARLAAETGDMQVGIGINLLALQNPVDVAESYASLDIITGGRLVFGVGLGYRKVEYDAFGIDGGEKVRRFQENLRLVQELWTGDEVSADLPWCRLDGVRLNVLPVQRPRPPLWMAANSDPAVARAAKLADTWMINPHATVETIERQLGLFRETRAAEGKGEVTELPLMREVFCAPTRSAAEELARPWLERKYEVYAQWGQDKVITGEGSFERPYEDLARQRFIVGSPDDCLEALLKWRDTLGVDHFLLRTQWPGMPVEHALDSVDLLAREVVPTLRAA
- a CDS encoding MmgE/PrpD family protein, with amino-acid sequence MTSTSIARTIGEFAADLRFDDLPADVVDRAKLLALDSIGVAFASSRYEFAKRAVAAATSLGTGDVPVIAHPQRFGLRDAVLVDGILVHGLDFDETHVPSVVHTSASAFPTALGLSAHRHLSGRDLLLGHVLGIEVAARLGRVAGGGFHQIGFHPTGLIGAFGSAALAARLDGQSADGIAGAQGLVGSMATGLLEFLEDGAWTKRMHPGWAGVSGITAAAYSRQGFAAPDKVYEGRFGLFATHLLPDAERDLALATAGLGKDWATLEVAVKPFPCCHFNHAFIDAALTLGSEHGLRPDDIKSVRCLISEGEVKTVCEPVQNKLAPRSDYDAKFSVQFCVAAALTHGQFTLAELEDDVLADREVLDLASRVDYATDPDSGFPRHYSGEVIIETTDGRTLRHREQINRGSADRPLTKDDVVTKFRDNMALVSAGEVADRVLDAVETLDDCDDAATFADIVRG